DNA from Gambusia affinis linkage group LG06, SWU_Gaff_1.0, whole genome shotgun sequence:
atgaataaatattgacTGACTTGTCAGACTAGGTTTATTGgcaaaaataagaattattcaccttttagagaaactgttgcagtaaagaaatgcataaaaataattgtgattGTTAAATAAAGATGTTAAAACTACAGTGTGAAACTtttgtacaaatgttttttttatatatttgttaaaactctctccatgtcatgacagtacaACATGAGAGAAATCATGTGAAAAGATTGAGCCTTGTGgttctactgccatctgcagaaatactccATTCTTGGtctgaaacaaccaatcagagcaagatTGCCGTCATCGGTAGTTGTGCTAACTAGACTGTGTGTTTATCGGCAGGATCCACTGTGGGGAAGGAGCTGTAGGATAGCAGAGAGCAGGGGGGAGTATGTGAGCAGCACATGGacaagggtgattgacagcgttaaaaCCCTCCTCCAGTctctgattgttgttttttggtgtatttctgcagaagGCAGTAGGGCCACAGGGAGGACTCATAGGAGCTCAGTCTTTCACAAATTGCCTAATATATACTTTATTAGAAGTATGTACTTATTACACTTCTAATaactatataaaaaacatatttttaaaataaaagttaccaactgcagctttaataaaaatctcTGACTTATTAACTCTTGTCATTTAATCAGCGCCATCATCTGGGGTGTTACTGTTCTATAGACTTTCCCTATAAATCAAAATCCCCTCAGTTTGCaacatttaacctttttttattgGTATTGTGATTAGAGATGAAAAAACTCTGACCTGTGGAGACCAACTTCTCTCTAAGAGCAGCGTATACGTTGTTATGGCGGTGCCTCTCGACTTTGACAtgagctttgtttttcttttagatctAAACTGAACCACAACGCCGCCTTCGTGAACATCCCCATGGGCCTGGAGGGGAACATGCGCGGCATCATCGACCTGATAGAAGAGCGGAGCCTGTACTTTGAAGGACCGTTTGGGTAACAATAGTTTGTTTAACTTATTTCATAAAACCTCCCTGCATGttacattgtttaaaaatcatCCCGATCCATGTTCGTCTCACTGTCGCTTCCAGATATGAAACGTGAGAATTTCTGAAGTGTTTCTTCTTCCCTGCAGTCAAAGCATTCGCTACGACGAGATCCCAGCAGATTTCCGGGCAGAAGCTGCGGACCGCAGACAGGAGCTGGTGGAGTGTGTCGCCAACGCCGACGAAACGTTGGGAGAAATGTTCCTGGAGGAGAAAGTTCCTACCAAAGAGGACCTCAAGGTTAGCATCTTAAGAGAGTTTTGACATTTAGAGTTTGTGTCTTGTACTGCAAAGGCGACCAGCGTGACACCTCATTTATGGAttaaggttttgttgtttttttttgcttgacaGACACAACATAGGAAGTCGAAAAGTGTTAATATTTAGATCTGTTAATGAAACAAATTGActtgcagtttaaaaaaacattcataccccttgaagaTGTTTACAATTTGCCttgttaaaattacaaactATAGTGTGTTTTAATTATGTGAAATAACAATACACAATAGAGCATAGTtgtaaaacaaagaggaaaaattctacgtgtttttgtttttcaatattttagagAAGCACCTTATGCTGTAGTTTCAGCTGCAAGTCTTGTGCGGTATGTCTCTTCAGGAGTTGCACAACTACTGACTGAAATGCTTTTCCATTACGTTTTGGATTGAACTCAGCTTTTCATTTGGACTCAGGTCCATTCTAACGCACAAGTACTCTTCCATCTAAACCGGGGATGGTCCTCAAGAGCtgccatcctgcaacttttagatgcatcttgCATGTATTAATGAAAGCCAGTCGCTTCATAAACGTTTCACCTCCTCGTTTGCCAGGCTGCGGTCCGCAGAGCCACAGTGCAGCGCCTGTTCAGCCCCGTGTTGGTCGGCACGGCGCTGAAGAACAAGGGCGTCCAGCCTCTCCTGGACGCCGTCCTGGATTACCTGCCGAACCCCAGCGAAGTCAAGAACTACGCCATCCTCAATGAAGAGTGAGCGCTTCGAAGTTCGTCTCGTCAAAGTTGATGTCATGAACATTTGgccaaaaatgtttgaagcGAATTTCACGAGacctgcttcatttttttaaatgctgacaGTATTTTGATTTACACAAACAGTAatttctctaaaaacaaaagctgccaGAGTGAAACTTATTAGCGCCCTTAAAGCTAAATGTCATCTGATAACAGTCTGCGGAAGTTCAGtgactatttattttaattgcatttttatgtatttctaataatatgtaaaataagCGTAAGTCGCTAAATGAAACATCTGCAGAATGTTGTAATCCTTTTTATCTAATTAATCAAtgaatcgtcagaataatcgacaACTGAAATAGTAATTAGCAgctttggttttaatttaatattgcAGGTTTTGGTGAAATTGGTGCCCAACAGAGATGAACAAAAAGCTTGGTCATTTCTGTGTAGTGATTGTGTGTAGATTAATATAAATCATGCTTTCTAAAAACCAGcatgttttgctaaaaaaaattcctcTCAAGAAGTCATTTgggcaataaaaaaacaaaaccttcgTATTGATTTTCTTCTCTTCGTTTTAGGGATTCAACAGAGAAGTCAAAGATTGAAATGGACCCGACCAGAGATGCCTCAAACCCTTACGTTGGCCTTGCCTTTAAACTGGAGGTATgtacttgtctttttttttggttttctttattttgtcaatGTGATTATTTCTGCCTCGGTTTGTCTCAGAAGGGTGAGGTCCGTCACGCTTTGCTGTCTCTTGTCGACAGGCCGGGAGGTTCGGTCAGCTGACCTACGTCCGCGTTTACCAGGGCTGCCTGAAGAAAGGAGAGTACATCTACAACACGCGCACGGGCAAGAAAGTCAGAGTTCAGAGACTGGTGCGCCTCCACGCCGATCAGATGGAGGTGAGGGCGAGTCGCCGGCGGGCCGTCTAGTGTCGCCGATTATCTCCATCTGCGGTGTGCAGATTAAAAACTAGAGAAGTGCGTGACTGGCCAGAGGAGTGAAGTTCCTCTTCTGGCTTTAGTCAAGTGTGCAGATAAGAACCACATCCTCCTTGACAACAGAGCAACATGTTTCCATCTGCCTCGCACACGAAGCAACACGCAAAAGCTATGAAAGTGTATTtattaataagtaaaaaaatttaatggaGGGAATTTAACCAGACTGCTTCCTCTGTCTGGTTGTGGTGTTTAAGGACGTGGATGAGGTTTACGCAGGAGATATCTGCGCTCTGTTTGGGATCGACTGTGCCAGCGGAGACACTTTCACATCCAAGACCAGCTCCAACCTCTCCATGGTGAGCCGCCTGAACGCCCTGGGCCATCAAACTGCAGGAAACTGAtgggttattattatttttttttttctaatttgttatCCTGATGCCCACACAGGAGTCCATTCACGTCCCAGAGCCCGTCATTTCCATGGCAATTAGGCCATCAAATAAGGTGAAAcggtttctttttaaaaaaaaccctgaaataaGTGCTAATAAAGGATTGTCtctaaatgtcttctttttttttctctttaccaGAACGACTTGGACAAATTCTCTAAAGGCATCAACCGTTTCACCAGAGAGGACCCCACTTTCAGAGTAACTTTTGACACCGAGAGCAAAGAAACCGTCATCTCAGGCATGGGCGAGCTGCATCTGGAGATCTACTCCCAGGTACACCATCATCCTTATTCAGGTTTTTAGCTGCTTTTACACTCATTTGTTCTCCAGTTGTTGCTAATTGGATGCAAATTCAACAGCCAAGAATTCAGGACTAATGTCACGAAGGCAAATGTGACCCAaatctacttttgttttttgccaatAAGCGATTTATATCTGGCTTTTTGCTGTAGTCTGTTTGGCCCAGTTCCGATCTTTTTACTCATAAAAACTTCAATATGCGGAACTAATTCAGGTTCATATCAAAGACTCTCTCTGCAGTTTGCAGATGTTGCGTTCTGTCCAGCTTTTATGTCGTCGATGTGAGACTTGCATcgtaattctgcaccagaaaaaGCTGGAGGCCTTAAAACAGgatgtaaacaatggctgaaaattatgATTACGAACTTATGAAGAAGTTGGTGTCAGTGAAACGCATCACATCACAGTCAGAGCACGCGCAGTTCTGACTacacatccaaacagacttctTTACAGATGTTGGTGTCAGTTCTCCAAAAATCAGGCTTCTTATATGGTcttgaattttgttttagttttattcaaattattgttattattattatttttttaacttaagtATGAAATTATTCAGctgcaataaaataactttatttttgatcttTAGCAGgccatcaaaaaataaaaagtctccaCCTTCTTTCCTTGGAATCATTCACTGGTTTACTTTACCTTGTTAATCCTGCATAAGGCACAGGATTAACAAGGCACAGCAGTTGTTAAATGCACTGTTTTCAACCCTAGCGTGCTGAttctttttcccctccaacACTTTCCTTCTAGAGGATGGAGCGAGAATACAGCTGTCCCTGTGTGATGGGGAAACCAAAAGTGGCTTTCAGAGAGACGATCACCAGTCCCGTACCGTAAGTCTGCCTCCTAATTCACGCGAGCCATTCAAAAAAGCACGAGACGAACCTCTAAACACTTTATTGAGTATAAACTCCAGCttcttgcatgttttaaaagGCTTAAgatgcaagaagaaaaaagaaaaaga
Protein-coding regions in this window:
- the gfm1 gene encoding elongation factor G, mitochondrial isoform X2, which gives rise to MKLLKAGLCLTRNNLLAPGSVTLKKVLINSCRTCSSGVFPNEKIRNIGISAHIDSGKTTLTERVLYYTGRIAEIHEVKGKDGVGATMDSMELERQRGITIQSAATYTMWKNHNINIIDTPGHVDFTIEVERALRVLDGAVLVLCAVGGVQCQTMTVNRQMKRYNVPFLTFINKLDRMGANPSRALQQMRSKLNHNAAFVNIPMGLEGNMRGIIDLIEERSLYFEGPFGQSIRYDEIPADFRAEAADRRQELVECVANADETLGEMFLEEKVPTKEDLKAAVRRATVQRLFSPVLVGTALKNKGVQPLLDAVLDYLPNPSEVKNYAILNEEDSTEKSKIEMDPTRDASNPYVGLAFKLEAGRFGQLTYVRVYQGCLKKGEYIYNTRTGKKVRVQRLVRLHADQMEDVDEVYAGDICALFGIDCASGDTFTSKTSSNLSMESIHVPEPVISMAIRPSNKNDLDKFSKGINRFTREDPTFRVTFDTESKETVISGMGELHLEIYSQRMEREYSCPCVMGKPKVAFRETITSPVPFDFTHKKQSGGSGQYGKVTGVLEPLEPEHYTKLEFEDQTVGTNVPKQFVPAVEKGFREACEKGPLSGHKISGVRFLLEDGGSHMVDSNEISFIRAGEGALKQGLPSHCDSLSTNK